A genomic segment from Clostridium pasteurianum BC1 encodes:
- the clpP gene encoding ATP-dependent Clp endopeptidase proteolytic subunit ClpP has product MALVPMVVEQTNRGERSYDIYSRLLKDRIVFLGEEVNDTTASLIVAQLLFLESEDPDKDISLYINSPGGSITAGMAIYDTMQYIKPDVSTICVGMAASMGAFLLTAGAKGKRFALPNSEIMIHQPLGGFQGQATDIGIHANRILSIKKKLNSILSERTGQPLETIERDTERDNFLEAVAAKEYGLIDEVITKKK; this is encoded by the coding sequence ATGGCTTTAGTACCAATGGTAGTAGAACAAACAAATAGAGGAGAAAGGTCTTATGATATATATTCTAGGCTTTTAAAGGACAGAATTGTATTTTTAGGTGAAGAAGTAAATGATACAACTGCTAGTCTAATTGTTGCTCAACTTTTATTTTTAGAAAGTGAAGATCCTGATAAGGATATATCACTATACATAAATAGTCCAGGAGGTTCAATAACTGCTGGTATGGCTATTTATGATACAATGCAATATATAAAACCCGATGTATCAACAATTTGTGTTGGTATGGCAGCATCAATGGGAGCATTTTTGTTAACTGCTGGTGCAAAGGGAAAAAGATTTGCACTGCCAAATAGTGAAATAATGATTCATCAACCATTAGGTGGTTTCCAGGGTCAGGCAACAGATATAGGTATACATGCTAATAGGATATTAAGCATTAAAAAGAAATTAAATTCAATTTTAAGTGAGAGAACTGGTCAGCCTTTAGAAACTATAGAGAGAGATACTGAAAGAGATAATTTCTTGGAAGCTGTAGCTGCTAAAGAGTATGGATTAATTGATGAAGTTATTACAAAAAAGAAATAA
- a CDS encoding sugar phosphate isomerase/epimerase family protein, with protein sequence MEIGLSSAVFYPNVKTENSIKLISDLGFLCAEVFLNSPFEYEVDYVKKLVEIKDKYKLEISSVHSFSSSFEPYLFDAYKRRRRDMLKFFEMVCKAGKLLGANCYTFHGMRLGPSDFISKELIHDVYNNLTYIAAENEIKLAQENVSWCMSSSIEYLRNLKENCRYPIYFTLDIKQAYRAGVNPMEYLEVMDTNLINFHINDRDDKHTCLLPGDGTVDFQSIFNKIKSLNYTGNAIMEVYSNNYKSYEDIKNSKKYLEKFI encoded by the coding sequence ATGGAGATAGGATTATCATCGGCAGTGTTTTATCCAAATGTTAAAACAGAGAATAGCATAAAATTGATTTCAGATTTAGGTTTTCTCTGTGCAGAAGTGTTTTTAAATAGTCCCTTTGAGTATGAAGTTGATTATGTAAAAAAACTTGTAGAGATAAAAGATAAATATAAATTAGAAATAAGCAGTGTGCATAGTTTTTCATCTTCCTTTGAGCCCTATCTTTTTGATGCATACAAAAGAAGAAGAAGAGATATGCTGAAATTTTTTGAGATGGTATGTAAGGCAGGAAAGCTTTTAGGAGCAAATTGTTATACTTTTCATGGAATGAGACTGGGACCTTCAGATTTTATAAGCAAAGAGCTTATACATGATGTTTATAATAATCTTACTTATATAGCAGCAGAAAATGAAATAAAATTAGCCCAGGAAAATGTATCCTGGTGTATGTCCAGCAGTATTGAATATTTAAGGAATTTAAAAGAGAATTGTAGATATCCTATATATTTTACTCTTGATATTAAGCAAGCTTACAGGGCAGGAGTAAATCCTATGGAATATTTAGAAGTTATGGATACAAATTTGATAAATTTTCATATTAATGATAGAGATGATAAACATACATGCTTGCTTCCTGGGGATGGAACTGTAGATTTTCAAAGTATATTCAATAAAATTAAGTCATTAAATTATACCGGTAATGCTATAATGGAAGTATATAGTAATAATTATAAGTCCTATGAAGACATAAAAAACTCTAAAAAATATTTAGAAAAATTTATCTGA
- the tig gene encoding trigger factor, translated as MNAKMEKVENNVVKFEITVEAEKFNEAVEKAYKKNKTKYNIPGFRKGKAPLSIIKQYYGEGVFYEDAVNFCCDDTYPVALEENNIKPVDYPQIDVVEIGSGKDFVYTAKVTVTPEVELGQYEGVEVKKVEYPVTDEDIENELKSTQEKNARIETKEEDGIVENGNIAVIDFKGFVDGVAFEGGEGTDYSLEIGSGAFIDNFEDQLVGLKKGETKEVEVTFPEEYGKEELNGKKATFTVTIKEIKIKELPEIDDEFVKEVSEFDTLDELKKDIRTKKEESDNARAKAEYEDHVVDAVCDNAKVDIPEIMVKNETDQMIKELETKLKYQGLDLESYYKFTNSSEEKVRDYMKETAEKRVKTRLVIEKIATVVDVKPTEEELLEKATEAAKQYGTKDIEKMAKLLLDAQRPMLEQDLTNGKVIDLLVNSSKAID; from the coding sequence ATGAACGCTAAAATGGAAAAAGTAGAAAATAATGTAGTTAAATTTGAAATAACAGTTGAAGCAGAAAAATTTAATGAGGCAGTAGAAAAGGCATATAAAAAAAATAAAACAAAATATAATATACCAGGATTCAGAAAGGGTAAAGCGCCTTTATCTATAATTAAGCAATATTATGGTGAGGGAGTATTTTATGAAGATGCAGTAAATTTTTGCTGTGATGATACATATCCAGTAGCTTTGGAAGAAAACAATATAAAGCCTGTAGATTACCCACAAATTGATGTAGTGGAAATTGGTTCAGGAAAAGATTTTGTATATACAGCTAAAGTAACTGTTACTCCAGAAGTTGAACTTGGACAATACGAAGGTGTAGAAGTTAAAAAAGTAGAATATCCGGTAACTGATGAAGACATAGAGAATGAATTGAAATCTACTCAAGAAAAAAATGCTAGAATAGAAACAAAAGAAGAAGATGGAATTGTAGAAAATGGAAATATAGCAGTTATTGATTTTAAAGGATTTGTAGATGGAGTAGCTTTTGAAGGTGGAGAAGGTACTGATTATTCTTTAGAAATAGGCAGTGGCGCTTTCATAGATAATTTTGAAGATCAGCTTGTTGGATTAAAAAAAGGAGAAACTAAAGAGGTAGAAGTTACTTTCCCTGAAGAATATGGTAAGGAAGAGCTAAATGGTAAGAAAGCTACTTTCACTGTAACTATAAAGGAAATAAAAATCAAAGAATTACCTGAAATAGATGATGAATTTGTAAAAGAAGTGTCAGAATTCGATACATTAGATGAACTTAAAAAGGATATAAGAACAAAAAAGGAAGAAAGCGATAATGCCAGAGCAAAGGCAGAATACGAAGACCATGTTGTAGATGCAGTATGCGATAACGCAAAGGTTGATATTCCAGAAATTATGGTAAAGAATGAAACTGATCAAATGATTAAAGAATTGGAAACAAAATTGAAATATCAAGGGTTAGATCTGGAATCTTATTACAAATTTACAAATAGCTCAGAAGAAAAAGTTAGAGATTACATGAAGGAAACAGCAGAAAAAAGAGTTAAGACAAGACTTGTTATTGAAAAGATAGCTACTGTTGTAGATGTGAAGCCAACAGAGGAAGAATTACTAGAGAAGGCAACTGAAGCTGCTAAACAATATGGAACTAAAGATATAGAAAAAATGGCAAAACTACTTTTAGATGCACAAAGACCTATGTTAGAACAAGATTTAACAAATGGAAAGGTAATAGACTTATTAGTAAATAGCAGTAAGGCAATAGACTAA